In Crinalium epipsammum PCC 9333, the genomic window ATTACCTTGTTCGGCAATAAAATAGCGTCTATCTCCAGGTTGATCTAAAGAAAGGGTTCCCAGGGTAAACGATAGTTCACTTATCCCTCGTGTTTCCAACCATTGATGAGAAATTGCTTCCAACTGCGGATTAATCAACAAAGCTTCTGGATCTGTGGGATAATACTCCCGTACCTTGACACCGCGCTTTTGAGCCGTCTTTCCAGAAGAACGAACGTTAGCCATTTTGTTACCCTTAAGAGTAAACTTGTCTAACTCGAAAAATGGCTCCTCTCCCAGTTTGAGCAAATGAAATCCCCGTTGCTGCAATACTGGGGTAACTGACTCTGTCACCTCAAAAAATAATGGCTGAAGACGTTGCTGTTGGGTAAATTCCAGAAATTCATCAATAGCAATTCCTAACGCATCTCGTGGGCAAATAGGTTCTCCAGCAGTAATCGCTACCTTGTTAAAATTAGCATAGGCAGTTACCGCGAAAACTTTTTGATGAAAAAAGTGCTTTTTATCTGATTCTAGTGCCAGATAGCTAGTCGAGTTAAAGCCATAATTACTGAGAATGATACGAATAGTCTCATTAGAAAATGGTTCCCTAACTGGATTGATGGTTTCTGGCATGGATATTTTAATTGTTGAAGATGAACCGGAAATTGCCCGACTGATCCAGTTGGCTTTAGAAAAAGAAGGATTTTCTAGCCGCATCAGCCGAGATGGGATTACTGCGATGGATGCCTTCCTTGAGCAACAACCGGATTTAATTATTCTTGATTTGATGCTCCCTGGCTTGGATGGGCTAGAAGTTTGCGCTCGAATTCGACAAAAACCTGGTGCTAAAGATCCCTATATTTTAATGCTGACTGCCAGAGGTGAGGAAATTGATCGCGTAATTGGTTTGTCAACTGGTGCAGATGATTATTTAGTTAAACCTTTCAGCCCTAGAGAGTTAGTTGCCAGGGTGCGGGCGCTCTTACGGCGTAGCCTACGTCAAGCAGGGCAACATCAAGTTTACCGCACAAAGCATTTTACCCTCGATGTGGAGCAACGCACTGCGATGCGCCATCTGAATATTAATCAAGCAGAAACCCTCGACTTAACAACCTTAGAATTTAATTTGTTAACTACTTTTATTAGCCAACCAAATCGG contains:
- a CDS encoding bifunctional lysylphosphatidylglycerol flippase/synthetase MprF is translated as MPETINPVREPFSNETIRIILSNYGFNSTSYLALESDKKHFFHQKVFAVTAYANFNKVAITAGEPICPRDALGIAIDEFLEFTQQQRLQPLFFEVTESVTPVLQQRGFHLLKLGEEPFFELDKFTLKGNKMANVRSSGKTAQKRGVKVREYYPTDPEALLINPQLEAISHQWLETRGISELSFTLGTLSLDQPGDRRYFIAEQGNKVVAFLTYSPIYARQGVYLDLMRRSDDAPTGTMDLLLSESFQLLHKAGVKLVTMGMSPLANVQNCSINQSKHLAWLLYKFSVYGKSFYHFEQMHGFKRKFQPHFWESKYLAYRSLGFREMDAIMSALLRQNISRLVWQILNQPIYFKFL
- a CDS encoding response regulator transcription factor gives rise to the protein MDILIVEDEPEIARLIQLALEKEGFSSRISRDGITAMDAFLEQQPDLIILDLMLPGLDGLEVCARIRQKPGAKDPYILMLTARGEEIDRVIGLSTGADDYLVKPFSPRELVARVRALLRRSLRQAGQHQVYRTKHFTLDVEQRTAMRHLNINQAETLDLTTLEFNLLTTFISQPNRVWNRTQLIDKLWGNDFFGDERVVDTHVARLRKKIELDPANPTFIKTVVGVGYKFEDAAI